The Candidatus Binatus sp. genome includes a region encoding these proteins:
- a CDS encoding cupredoxin domain-containing protein — protein MPNRSANSATLAIALASLLAAIAVPSTSRADDDYSRLNFHNGRVEPASLTLPANTPVKLQVTNLGDAVIEFESFELNRERVVQPGQTITVNLPPLSPGSYAFVDDFSNGAVKGQIVSR, from the coding sequence ATGCCAAACCGATCAGCCAATTCCGCGACTCTCGCGATTGCCCTTGCCTCCCTGCTCGCCGCCATCGCTGTGCCCTCGACGTCGCGCGCGGACGACGATTATTCCCGGTTGAACTTTCACAATGGACGCGTCGAGCCGGCCAGCCTCACCTTGCCCGCGAACACGCCGGTCAAGCTGCAGGTCACCAACCTGGGCGACGCCGTGATCGAGTTCGAGAGCTTCGAATTGAACCGCGAGCGGGTCGTGCAGCCGGGTCAGACCATCACGGTGAATCTGCCGCCGCTGTCGCCGGGCAGTTATGCGTTCGTGGACGATTTCAGCAACGGCGCCGTTAAGGGGCAGATTGTCTCGCGCTGA
- a CDS encoding heme-binding domain-containing protein, protein MSRADSRRPDFTIILPCIAAMVAAAILIAAKSLCAAQPELPARELRAPAPVHEILQRACYDCHSDQTRWPWYSYLPPISFWVRGEVAAGRRRLNFSAWQDYATDPGTEDRKLENIARLLKSGAMPPWYYIATHPAASMNDADRAMLSDWIADRRKSLAAGADRPGRQ, encoded by the coding sequence TTGTCTCGCGCTGATTCGCGGCGTCCCGATTTCACGATAATTCTTCCGTGTATCGCGGCGATGGTCGCCGCCGCAATCCTAATCGCCGCAAAATCGCTGTGCGCCGCGCAACCCGAACTTCCCGCGCGTGAATTGCGCGCGCCCGCGCCAGTCCACGAAATCCTTCAGCGCGCCTGCTACGATTGCCATTCCGATCAGACTCGATGGCCGTGGTACAGCTACCTGCCGCCCATTTCATTCTGGGTTCGCGGCGAGGTCGCCGCAGGCCGCCGCCGCCTGAACTTCTCGGCGTGGCAGGATTATGCGACCGACCCGGGCACCGAAGATCGCAAGCTAGAGAATATTGCGCGATTACTCAAAAGCGGCGCGATGCCGCCGTGGTACTACATCGCGACGCATCCTGCGGCCAGCATGAATGACGCCGATCGCGCGATGCTCTCCGACTGGATCGCCGACCGCCGAAAATCACTCGCTGCCGGCGCGGATCGCCCCGGGCGTCAGTGA